A part of Gramella sp. MAR_2010_147 genomic DNA contains:
- a CDS encoding class I SAM-dependent methyltransferase, producing the protein MKDLKSHWEQIYLEKEFKDTSWFQEKPETSLNIIQSLGLSKKAPIVDIGGGNSFLVDHLLELGYEEISVLDISETSIQKAKNRLGENAKDVNWITSDVTKYNFEKDFEVWHDRAAFHFLTEDDQVKSYISKLKTSLKSGGYFILGTFSENGPDKCSGITIRKYSSQKMQDLFEKDFEIVRLENLDHKTPWNAIQNFTFGLFRRK; encoded by the coding sequence ATGAAAGATCTCAAATCCCACTGGGAACAGATATATTTAGAAAAGGAATTTAAAGATACCAGCTGGTTTCAGGAAAAACCTGAAACCTCTCTAAATATCATTCAATCTCTTGGACTTTCTAAAAAGGCTCCAATCGTAGATATTGGTGGAGGAAATAGCTTTCTAGTAGATCATTTGCTGGAACTTGGATATGAGGAGATAAGTGTTCTTGATATTTCTGAAACTTCAATTCAAAAAGCCAAAAACAGACTGGGAGAAAATGCAAAAGATGTAAACTGGATAACTAGTGATGTGACCAAATATAATTTTGAAAAAGACTTTGAGGTATGGCATGATCGTGCGGCATTTCATTTTCTTACGGAAGATGATCAGGTGAAGAGCTATATCTCTAAATTGAAAACTTCGTTAAAGTCTGGCGGCTATTTTATTCTTGGTACTTTTTCAGAAAACGGGCCAGATAAATGCAGTGGAATTACAATAAGAAAATATTCATCCCAGAAAATGCAGGATCTTTTTGAGAAGGACTTTGAAATAGTCCGTTTAGAAAATCTGGATCATAAAACACCCTGGAATGCCATTCAGAATTTCACATTTGGATTGTTCCGAAGAAAATAG